A single Drosophila gunungcola strain Sukarami unplaced genomic scaffold, Dgunungcola_SK_2 000091F, whole genome shotgun sequence DNA region contains:
- the LOC128265078 gene encoding zinc finger protein 177 encodes MESSICRVCLENNANMVNIFGATQRSGISIAQIISQWSGHPVEQEDPFPNTICTFCLADAENAYEMEEEVLHCEDEKITHHNVVPAREEGVENNADYKNPIEDQIPSQVKKDPLEDDAFWEEYCQISDSEFDLPQVLEDNAQRQNYWDKQDCVPSESPFKCTYCPMYFASKSEFQTHLQAHINDRPHMCDLCSKTFATKQVLKVHKRIHTGERPFNCHHCTMSFTTNSNLKRHLRAYTKKQQLNCPYCSLIFKKNGFLQRHLKSHHQKGQFVQIK; translated from the coding sequence ATGGAGTCGTCAATATGTCGTGTTTGCCTGGAGAACAACGCGAACATGGTCAATATCTTTGGGGCGACCCAGAGATCGGGGATCTCCATTGCGCAGATTATATCCCAGTGGAGTGGCCATCCAGTTGAGCAGGAGGATCCCTTTCCCAACACCATATGTACCTTCTGCCTGGCGGATGCGGAGAATGCCTACGAGATGGAGGAGGAGGTATTGCACTGCGAGGACGAGAAGATCACCCATCACAATGTTGTCCCAGCTAGGGAAGAAGGAGTTGAAAACAATGCAGACTATAAGAATCCTATCGAAGATCAGATCCCCAGCCAAGTCAAAAAAGATCCCCTTGAGGATGACGCATTCTGGGAAGAATATTGCCAAATTTCAGACTCGGAATTCGATTTACCCCAAGTGCTGGAGGATAATGCTCAAAGACAAAACTATTGGGATAAACAGGATTGCGTGCCGAGCGAGAGTCCTTTTAAATGTACCTATTGTCCGATGTATTTTGCAAGTAAATCGGAATTTCAGACACATTTGCAAGCACACATAAACGATCGACCGCACATGTGTGACCTCTGCTCGAAGACTTTCGCAACGAAGCAAGTCCTCAAGGTCCATAAGCGAATCCACACTGGAGAACGACCGTTTAATTGTCACCATTGCACAATGAGCTTTacaaccaattcaaatcttaagCGACACCTGCGAGcgtacacaaaaaaacaacaacttaaCTGCCCTTATTGttcacttatttttaaaaagaatggATTTCTTCAGCGCCATTTGAAGTCACACCATCAAAAAGGACAGTttgttcaaataaaataa
- the LOC128265075 gene encoding lipid scramblase CLPTM1L gives MALPSISTLLGVAFLAYIGHSIYQMSQLFTTLQCSGVPCYTSFLADRPRLQLALFSSLSRNPIASEVRDLYKAKRFDYDQSFEHDFELEVPLKTRRNGSLYFHVVLALEGEPLEWRSLRRDGPTVVHTLSLTDYMVPRAEAFNLLGEPEKGAGAAAASVKEKESKRASAASGRPSTHIRSNVYVTLLTDLFSVSQADVPPEMAPLIRVNRMQQILPILQTDTFNTRLKDLVPVTRNTTEYTFSFHYKPVGVGKLRLMLLMEHATQALRTVGFATKDIDEVKGIFSDTNVYLLCGTIFVSSIHMLFDFLSFKNDVAFWRKKRSYEGLSTRTTMWRAFSQIVIFLYLLDENTSYLVLVPVGLGTLIELWKCKKILRLELSFSGLIRRKLEQVDRRNGGQTDEKQKGQLAQEEEQTDQFDRQGMRYLSYLLYPLCLGGAIYSLLYQPHRSWYSWTLNSLVNGVYAFGFLFMLPQLFVNYKLKSVAALPWRAFMYKAFNTFIDDFFAFIITMPTAHRVACLRDDIVFIIYLYQRWLYPVDKSRLDTGLAIGETPETGSAPSAAASTSTAASRKKRN, from the exons ATGGCCCTGCCCTCGATCTCGACGCTGCTGGGCGTGGCATTCCTGGCGTACATCGGCCACTCCATCTACCAGATGTCGCAGCTCTTCACAACGCTGCAGTGCAGCGGGGTGCCCTGCTACACGTCCTTCCTGGCGGACCGGCCACGACTCCAGCTGGCCCTGTTCTCCTCCCTCAGCCGGAATCCCATTGCCTCCGAGGTGCGAGACTTGTACAAGGCCAAACGATTCGACTACGATCAGAGCTTCGAGCACGACTTCGAACTAGAGGTGCCGCTCAAGACACGGCGCAATGGCTCCCTGTACTTCCATGTCGTTTTGGCCCTGGAGGGTGAGCCGCTGGAGTGGCGCAGCCTGCGAAGAGACGGACCCACCGTCGTGCACACTCTCAGTCTTACGGATTACATGGTGCCGCGAGCGGAGGCCTTCAATCTGCTGGGAGAGCCGGAaaaaggagcaggagcagctgctgcttctgTCAAGGAGAAGGAGAGCAAAAGAGCGTCTGCCGCCTCCGGACGTCCCAGCACCCACATCCGGTCGAATGTTTATGTGACCCTGCTCACCGATCTTTTCTCCGTCTCCCAAGCGGATGTCCCACCGGAAATGGCCCCTCTGATACGCGTCAATCGCATGCAACAGATCCTGCCCATCCTACAGACCGACACATTCAACACACGACTGAAGGACCTGGTGCCCGTCACCCGCAACACCACCGAGTACACCTTCAGCTTCCACTACAAGCCCGTGGGCGTGGGCAAGCTCCGGCTGATGCTGCTCATGGAGCACGCCACCCAGGCCCTGCGCACCGTCGGTTTCGCCACCAAGGACATCGATGAGGTTAAGGGCATCTTCTCGGACACCAATGTCTATCTGCTGTGCGGCACCATCTTTGTGTCCAGCATCCAT ATGCTGTTCGACTTCCTAAGCTTTAAGAACGACGTGGCCTTTTGGCGTAAAAAACGATCGTACGAGGGCCTCTCCACCCGCACCACCATGTGGCGGGCGTTCTCACAGATCGTGATCTTTCTGTATCTGCTGGATGAGAACACCTCGTATCTGGTGCTTGTGCCCGTCGGTCTGGGCACGCTGATCGAGCTGTGGAAGTGCAAGAAGATACTGCGCCTGGAGCTGAGCTTCAGCGGGCTGATCCGTCGCAAGCTGGAGCAGGTGGACCGGCGGAATGGAGGGCAGACGGATGAGAAGCAGAAGGGTCAGCTGGcgcaggaggaggagcagacGGACCAGTTCGACAGACAGGGCATGCGGTATCTGAGCTACCTGCTGTATCCCCTTTGCTTGGGCGGAGCGATATACTCACTACTTTATCAGCCACATCGATCCTGGTACTCGTGGACCCTCAACTCGCTGGTCAATGGGGTCTATGCCTTCGGCTTCCTGTTCATGCTGCCGCAACTCTTCGTCAACTACAAGCTCAAGTCTGTGGCCGCCTTGCCGTGGCGTGCATTTATGTACAAGGCTTTCAACACCTTCATCGACGACTTTTTCGCCTTCATCATCACCATGCCCACGGCCCACCGGGTGGCCTGTCTGCGCGACGACATTGTGTTCATCATCTACCTGTACCAGCGCTGGCTCTATCCCGTGGACAAGAGTCGCCTGGACACGGGCCTGGCCATCGGCGAAACTCCGGAGACTGGCAGCGCTCCAtccgccgccgcctccacTTCCACTGCGGCCAGTCGCAAAAAGCGCAATTGA